In Methylacidiphilum infernorum V4, a single window of DNA contains:
- a CDS encoding rhomboid family intramembrane serine protease — translation MIPVADTITSRKIPFVNLCLILVNVIVFLYELSLGKSLNNFFLDYGNVPVRFVYWTDFGGQFWDFKRFFPLLSSMFLHGGFLHIAGNMVYLWIFGDNVEDRLGHLGYLFFYILGGIVSEIVQILSDPHSTLPIIGASGAIASILGAYFVFYPYSRVITLLPVFGWYTFVEIPALFYLGFWFLMQIFSGTFLSMSPESFSSGGVAWWAHAGGFGVGALIGWLIKKSFPVEE, via the coding sequence ATGATTCCCGTAGCGGATACCATTACCAGTAGAAAGATTCCTTTTGTGAATCTTTGCTTGATTTTGGTCAACGTCATCGTTTTTCTTTACGAACTGAGCTTGGGGAAAAGTTTAAACAATTTTTTCTTGGATTATGGGAATGTTCCTGTGCGCTTTGTTTACTGGACTGATTTTGGAGGGCAATTTTGGGATTTTAAACGCTTTTTTCCCCTTTTAAGTTCGATGTTTCTCCATGGAGGATTTTTGCATATAGCTGGGAACATGGTTTATCTTTGGATCTTTGGAGACAACGTGGAAGATCGCTTGGGGCATTTGGGTTACTTATTTTTTTATATCCTGGGAGGGATTGTCTCTGAAATCGTTCAGATCCTTTCAGATCCCCATTCAACCTTGCCTATTATAGGCGCCTCGGGGGCAATTGCCTCAATTTTAGGCGCTTATTTTGTGTTTTATCCTTACAGTAGAGTCATTACTCTTCTTCCTGTTTTCGGTTGGTATACCTTCGTTGAAATTCCCGCTCTTTTCTATCTTGGATTTTGGTTTTTAATGCAGATATTCAGTGGAACGTTTTTGTCGATGAGTCCTGAGAGCTTCTCATCTGGAGGAGTCGCCTGGTGGGCTCACGCTGGGGGCTTTGGGGTAGGCGCTTTAATAGGTTGGCTGATAAAGAAGTCTTTCCCAGTCGAGGAGTAA